The sequence below is a genomic window from Dermacentor albipictus isolate Rhodes 1998 colony chromosome 2, USDA_Dalb.pri_finalv2, whole genome shotgun sequence.
TGAGATGAGACAaaaaaatgcttcgcattaacACTAGAATAAGCCCCAACCCAGCGATGTGGTCTGTCTTCTGCTATCCTGAGGTGATACGCGACAGCTCTTTTAAAGATTCTTTTTCACACAGACAGTCGGTCTTACTGCCTTGGTGCCTCAGAAAGCCACGGGTGCATAGCCCGATGCACCAAAACCTTGCCAACTTCCAAAACGCAGCGTTGCATAACTTAAAGTTGTTTGCATGAGACGTGTGCCAACAGATAGCTTTTTGCATTTAATcccgtgttgttgttttttccccAGAGGCACGTCAGAAATAAATCATGAGTGATACGGCGTTGTCAGAATGCGCTTGGCTGCTTTTCGGTGCTGACAGATTGCTGTGCGGTCACTTTAACGCCCTTTGTCAGTCACGCCAAGTATCTGCAGCGGCAAGAAGCTTCGATTGCGGGAAAGCGTCCAAAAGGGTGTTAGGAGATGTgaagtaacccgccgtggttactcagtggctatggtgttgggttgctgatcacgtggtcgcgggatcgaatccccgccacggcggccgcatttcgataggggtgaaaGGCAGACACACACaggttagatttaggtgcacgttaaagaacccccagtaGTCGacattttcggagtcctccactacggcatgtttcataatcagaaagtggttttgacacgtaaaaccccataatttttgaGATATGAAGTGATTGGCCCTGTTTCGAGCGACAAGCATTCTTGTCATGAGAGGCAGATCAAATACAAACACTGCTTCATCATAGACTGCTATAATATGCTTCTAAACTGTATTTTCATTTATTGGGCTTAAAAATCTTGATTATTAGCGAAAAAAACCAAGGCCATACTTTCCTTGCAGTCCGCGTCCTAATTTCAGTGCCGCTGTACGTCACTGTGACGTCCCCAACTTCATTGTATTTCGTCGTATTTGTACCATTTCAGCGCAGTAAAACGTCTACAAACTTTTCAGAATTAGTGATTGGTTCATTtaattagaacacaatgtaaCCACTTTTTATCGGTAAACAATTAcctaaactgaaaaaaattatgtgatatcCATGACGTCAAGAAAAGCCTGTGCGGTAATTTCAAAGAAGACGTCACCACCTGTTCTTGTTTTCCCCTATTTTCTGCCTTATCACGGTCAAAGGGAGCTTTTCAATCCTAGAAGCACAATTTAAGAATAAAGTTAAATTTATTATTTATCCTTAGTGTACAATTAGATCAGTAATAGGAGAGTTGTAAATTGTAATTACCGTTAATATTCATGCAGTCATAAACTTCCCAGAACTACTCTTGTAGACGGAGAGCCATCATCCATGTACGTCTAAGAAAACCCAATCGCCCCAACTCAAGACAGCACGAAAGAGTTGATGAAGgtgtaacaaacaaacaaacgcatcTTATCGCTTagttttttaacgcgatagcgttaaggagctcgtgtcgcagaaaagccggtgtcgtcggcgtcgggtgtcggtgtcggcgtttgcggcgttgaccgtgagcgataaatcacggcaggcgcttcataaataaaaagcaacttccaagattggcccggtgggaatcgaaccagggtctccggagtgtgagacggagacgctaccactcagccacgagttcgatgcttccaaacggtgcaaacgcgcctctagtgaatgcggtgttgccttcgaaacgagccgtgtaaagttatactgcggtgtatatcggtaattatgaacatgtaacgtacagaagtcacaattacacgagttgcgaagttcgtttccgctgcatttcttctgcgctttccgcacacgcagagccatcttgcggcaaacacagaagaccccctcctctcaatgtacggcgctgccccgacaggaggcgcgccgcgcgcgcattgggaccgctgccaggcgcgtcgcgggactccctctcccctgatgacgcttcgccgtgctcccggtttagattactatctatctctctgcccgtaccgatcacgacgtttggctggcgtagatcgtttcccctccgagacaccgagttctttggttcgttccgttcgctcaggcgcacgtttcgttgccgcgccgaacgctgcgttgctcgacgctcaccgcgtgataggtgggcgctaagtccgatgcggggcgcatcgtaaattgtcttataccccttggcgggtttacgggaacgctgtcgcgtcccactcttgaaggcgaagcttaagcgtcctccaattttttttcatgtagctatCTATGACGTTAACTTCTCCAGCACACTGTTCTATTGTATATCATGCTTCTTTCTTTCGTAAATAAATGGAAACGCATACAATGAATAGGTGCGGCATTCGCGAAGCTGAAGTTAATATGAAATGCTAAACTATTCTTTTTTCGTAAATAAATGGGCACGCTAACAATGAATAGGTGCGGCATTCGCGAAGCTGAAGTTAATATGAAATGCTAAACTAAGTCATATGTACCAAATAATTAATTATTGCAAATTAGTATTTAGTACTGCCATCTACGCAGACGGAGATAATCGCCGACAAGGGCTACCTGGTGCAAGAGTACGTGGTGACCACGCGCGATGGGTACGTGCTGCCCCTGCAGAGGATCCCTTACGGTCGAGATGAGCTccggtcgtcgtcctcgtcgccTCCACGTCGCTTCCAGCCGCGGCCGCCCGTGATACTCATGCACGCACTTCTTTTCTCGTCCAGCGTGTGGGTGGTCAACGGGCCCGAACAGAGCTTGCGTGAGTACATTCGGAAGGAGGTGTTTTTCTTACTGCAACACCGGTCAATGAGTAGATGCTCTTGCGTGGAGACATAATGCACTTGACGTAGAACCAGCTAGCCGAACTTTGAGCACTAAATACTTGGCCGAGGTTCGTGGAGCCGCCGTAGAGGTTATACGTTCAGGTGCCAGCTGGGGGGATGGTTAAGGTGCCACACGCCTGCAGGATGAGTAGGGTTGCGGTCGCGCGGTAATCACACACTTCGTAACCAAGGATGTCAGTCATGCTGGTGAGAAAGTCTTAGAAGGTGAAGCAGGAAACTAAGAAAGTGGAGGGAGAGCGAGGTTAAAACGAGTTGCCTGCTCTTTACCTACCGGGGTTGAAGTGAAGAAGAGACGCATACTTCTGCAGCTCTAATGGGAGCAAGGCTCAATGTCTGTGGGGAAAGGGAAGTGGGAAGAAAGATGATAGAAGAATGAGGGCAACACCGCGCTTAAGCCCTTCTTTGGTGAGGATGGTCTGGATTCTCTTCTGCTACCGTGTGGGCGGCGATTGTCCAGTCAGTCTATCCAGCACGGTCGAGAGTCGCGGGTCGGCGACATTGTCTGCGTCAACGCAACACCGAGCCACAAATGGAACACGAGCGTTAATTTCACGGTCGTGCGGCCGGATctttaaagcgatctgcgttgggggcagagtctaggtacgttggcggctcgtagctttgtgtgcCCTGTGTGTCCGCGGCGCTCGCTTTGCGTTCAAGCCATAGACAGCACGAATGttacttcgctcgctgctactgccgcgttTCCTTacgcagcgttttgacagcgagcgtccgcacttatcgagtgtgacgtgttcatgtttgatGTGCGCGCTGACTCCACGCTTATTAATTTAGTcagcaagcgaatgtttataaGTTGATACGggcgataaaagtactatccttacttcgtatggctgtctgctaatttgttatcgcaatcgacgTTGGCCTTAattagatggctcatgggtcgaaaattTCACTGTCTGGTTTTATGCCACCAAAATTTAATGGCACCAAATTAATGGCGGCACTGGTGTTTGGATGATGGCACCAAACTCATGACCATCGGTGGGGGTCGAACCAACAGCTtgggtgttaattaaggcgaataTCACTAAGACAGAGTTAGTTAGGGTGcagttaattaaggcacccgAGACCACGACCTCTGGTGGAAGTCGAATCCACAATCCTTGGTGTTGATTAGGTCGAAGTTACTTAAGACGTAGTAATTAGAATAGCGTTAATCAAGGCACTCCAACCCAGGATCTTTAGTTTGAGTGGAACCCTCGATCTTTAAATTTTGGCAGATTTTCCGCCTCATGAGtcctataatgctttcgcattaaaacaagTAAACAGAAAACAGGTAATAGTAAGTAACAACTCATTCAAATGAGGATGTCAAGTAATTTAGTGACTGTCTCGTGAGCACGCAGGCTTTAGCCTTTGTCCACTTTAGCGTATATGATAACGTTACTGTCAATTTTTTGGCCTTCACAAGACAGAAGTTTACGGGAAGGtgaaggcttgaagtgatgaACAGTGATACAACATGTCTTGGTGTTTACGCTTTTATACTTCCGAGTAAATGCAAAACAACTTGACAAGCTCGTGATTATTACAATGCGACAAGAACAGGTTGAATCAGCAGTCGTTGCTTAGCTATTTTATCTTAAAGGCACGTTACGCCTTTTTACTTGCTGCAGCCTATGTATTGGCGGACGCTGGGTTTGACGTGTGGCTGGGTAACGTGAGGGGAAACAGCCAGTCCAGACACGTCAACTACACGTGGTACCAGAAAGAGATGTGGGATTTCAGGTGAGATTATATGTCCCGTCTTGGTTGTGCCACAGTAGTGTCACGACAAAAATGAGCTGATATTTTGTAGGACGTGTATCTTCAATACTGAAGTGCCTAATATACATACAGTATAAATTAACCAAAGAAAGGaaatcgaggggcccgatttttgttagtcacaatcatagaagccaacaaacaaagacccTAAAGAAAGCATAGTGCATTGTCTGAACCTTGACGGATTGTGgctttatatatataaatttgtgtgcgtgtgttctgtTTGCAGTCTGGATGAAATCAGTGAATTTGACGTGGCAGACACGATCGACTTCGTGCTTAACGTCACTGGTCACAACAAGACTCTCTTCGTCGGGCATTCCCTGGGCGCAGCAACGCTGTTAGGATTACTTTCCGAGAAGCCGGAGTACAACAACAAGGTTTgtaaagcacacacaaaaaaaaaggcatgacaAGGAGCCATGCGAATTAGGCCATTTCAGCAATGATTCTGAGCTGCTGGAACCGCGAAAACCTTGAGTCAATTCGAATAGAAATGTTGGAGCAGCAGAGTGGCGTAACGGAAGCATGCTGGGCCCTTAGAAATGTTGGAAAAAAATTTTCCTTAAAGACGACTTGTTTTAGCACTGAACTACGCTGGCACAATGGGCACGGGACGAACGAACTGCTATTTTCGTATAATTTatttcgagcaaaaaaaaaaaaaggaaacttacGGTTACACACGTTACATGCTATGTGCACTTGCAGATCGCAAATCTTTCCGGGTAATCAATTTGCTTGTTTattacagagaaagagagagaagtcatGCTGAATTAATCAGTACCTTACTACTTCATCGTTAGGTAGGGATTGAGTCAGCATGCCTGACAAACTATCTGAACTGCCTGTTTGACCTTTAACTGTGTGTCGGGTGCTAAAGCAATTTCGCTATGTAAAGCAACTCAAGCAAATCACCACCTGAAATTGGAGAACATCCAAGTAAAAAAGCGAGCATTTCCGGTACCCAAACAAAGTAAGATACAATAAAGGTTGCATGGAGACTATCTCATTCTGAATTTTTATTCATATTATTACTATTTCATGTTATCGTACAAATCTAACGCCGTTAACAACTGGGCATCAGATCGACTAAGAAGCCTGTAattgagaaaaaaattgaaaggtGATGTATCTGGTGCACCATGATAATcgcagtaacaaaaaaaaaatactgacagCGCGTCATGACGTCAACTTGATGAAGCGTTCGTTCGACGAGCTGCGTGTATTGTGTGCTACAGCACCACACATCATGTTCAAGGAAGCCAAACATGGTGAGATCGGGCAAATAACAAAATGCCTTTCTCAATCCAGACAAAAAATTTGCGTGTGGCCTGTAGGGCGAGGCACGCCTACGTAACGAGTGGTAAACGTTGCGCAAAATCAATATCCACGTATTTCCGAAAGAACTGGGTCACGTGTGCAACAATCACATTTCTATTGGAGTAGAATTATTCAGGAgaattcacattttatttattattcgGTCGTCGAAGAAGTGCAGGCCCAACTCGTATCGATCTCGTTGCTTATAGAAGAATGTTCCACAATGTCTAAATGCATTTCTTGAATTAAAAAGAATCGAATAGGAAAGAATATTAGATTAGCCttcatgacagaaaaaaaagctCATAAGATAATAAAATTCAGCGGCGAGCAGCGATTTGGAAGTAAATGCGGGAGAAACGCGTGGTCATTACGTCGCACGTCTTTGAGGCCCCGCATCCGCGATGTATAACGTGTTCGCCatggcgtgtatatatatatatatatatatatatatatatatatatatatatatatatatatatatatatatatatatatatatatatatatatatatatatatatatgtgtgtgtgtgtgtgtgtgtgtgtgtgtgtgtgtgtgtgtgtgtgtgtgtgtgtgtgtgtgtgtgtgtgtgtgtacacaaacgcacacacacactctttcTTGACCCTTGTCTCACGCTGCTTCTTCGTCGTGAAGCAGTACCAACAAGCTCCACTGCGGACCCTTTTGAAGTTCATACTATTCGTGCTCTCTAAATATCAATTATTCCCCCAACCCTGCAAATAGTCCATTGAATCCTACATATTGCTGTGCTTTTAAGCGTGTGATCCCACTAAAGAGCCAGCGTGTAAGACGTGAAAGGACACATGTATCGGTTACGGATGAAACGCGAGCAGTTTACActctaattgatattaagaggTAGAAACGGGGCTGGAAAGGCTATGCCTGGAACATCGTTTGAATGCTTAGAGTGCCTCAATATTAGTCGGCAGGGGAATGAACACGACTTCGAGAATTAGGGTCAGTGTACTATTTGCTGCTGATTTAGCCGCCGAAGTGCCCGTAAAtccgcccgccgtggttgcttagtggctttgacattgcgctgctaagcaagaggtcacgggatcgaatcctggccgcggcggccgtatttcgaagGGTGCGAAAGGCAAatacgcccgtgtaccatgcattgagtgCCAGCTAAAGAACTGcattattattacttacagcgGGCACTAAAGAACAAGGACGAAGAAGAGGGACGAAACACAGCCCTCgtgttttccttctcttcttcttccttgttctTTAGTGCCcgctgtaagtaataataatgCAGAAGTACTGACTCGCCCGGCTAGCTACCGTACTACAGCTAAAGAACCCCTGGGTGGCcgaaattcatccggagtcccccactacggcgtgcctcataatcagatcgcggttttggtcaggtagaaccccataatttaaattcaTTTACGTGTACACGCGTGCACGGTGCCAATCTCCGAAGCCACTTTCATGATGCACATTTGAACCGGTGAACACGATATTTTATGCATGGCGAAAGCATGACTGGAAGTTTAATATTTCTCAGTAGCTTTTCCTACACATTGTATACCCACACTCACCCTTATTACCAAAAGTTATGCATACATGTGCAGAAATTCCtttcatgcaaaaaaagaaaatccagTCGCAAGCAGTAAAGCTTCGCTGAACAAACGACAGTGTTTATATGATTTATCTCCACAATCTAAGTGGCATACCAAGCCTTACAGACGCCAGCATAGTACTTTAGCAGTGAACAATATTGGGCGCGCTCTTAAGTTGATTCGATATTGACTAAGTTGACTATCGCGTTTCGAATTTACCACTTTTCGAAACGCTTTCAGCAATTGACTTATCATCGTTAGCTTGTTTCTTCGGCAGGACAATTCGCAAAAAAACATATCTACTGTTTTGTTGATTCTCTCATCGTCGCATAGATATTGCTGTTTTCGGCTATGGCACCAGCGATACGCCTCCATAACATGACGTCACCAATTTATCGCATCCTGCCCATCCTGGACGAGCTGGCGGTGAGTAGAACATCCACTGGTTGTAGACGAATGCAATGCTCGCAGATTTCTTCACTTTGTATGGGGGCTGGAGCTCACTGAAAAGTTTTCACCTCTAAAAgtgtttatttatatttattatatGGTATTTAGGAGGTGTtgtggtgttgtgttgtgttgtggctgttgtagCCGCCTAAcaaacatttgttaggcggctaaacgtggtcgcccgataaagataagtacacgtgtcaatatgaaatGCAACGCTATGCGGCATTTGAGCAACACTTACTTCAGAAGTGAATGGTCAAGCATCACTTCCTCATGTTGCAAAGTCAATAACTGATCGGCGATTGTCACTTACAGAAATTTCTCGATATCTATGACAAAGCAAGTAGAGTCGACCTTGAATGCAAATGACGTGTTTCCTTTAAAGGGACAAGATCGATATTAAACTACGCTGTATCCAATGAAGTTGTGTTGCTGTAAGCTACAATATCAAAGCGAGCTTTCTTAGCATGAAGGCAGGCTTTGTGCAAGATATgcagaaacaagaaacaaaaaagaaaccgGTGGAGAAACCGCTCCGAAGGCCTCGCACACCGCGACTTCATACATTTTAACAGCGTGCACTCGGATACACACATCCCTGATATCTGTCAaagtaagcgaagctttctcagTTTTAGAGAACGGTGCATTGAAACAACACATGATATGCGCAGTGTGCTGGTCTGTTCATTTACAGATTAGGCGTCCATGGTTTCGAATCCTTGCGTCATCAGCATGATGTCGGTCTGTGTACGGTAAAATAATACGCGCCCTCTAATGGTTTCCACGTTCACAATTCCACGTTCACGATACGTAGGTATCGCGTCGCTAACATCGGCGAGCGGCTGCAAAGTGCACCTGCTCTTTGTGTGCgtgatttatttacaggtatctgaaatgtttattgcaactgctcgaaagaaCCAGCTTGGCTGTAAATTGAGTTGTGGTCCTTTAGGTTCACACAagtctgcattctttttttcataccATTACCTTTGACCAGAAGTTACATGGCACCAGCCAGTTCCAAagggtcatcatcatcgtcatcatcgtcatcataattaTCATCGAAAGGGAGGGGCTCAGTGAAGTTCGCTCTTCATTAATTGGTGGACGATGCAAGCAACTGTTGCATTTTAGAGTCCTGATTAGCCATACGACTACGATTGTTGATCTGCACTAGGCCCCACAACATACAGGCGCTTCGCAGCTGTGACTCTGGGAAGTGTCGGATGCAGCCAGTGTTGCCAGATCCCTATGCAGTGTATACTACCTATTAGGTAAATTAAAGATAATATTTGAAGCTCTTGCTTTGCCATTTCATAAACAGACCTGAAGTAAAATTAAAGTTCCTAGTTACT
It includes:
- the LOC135919403 gene encoding lipase 3-like isoform X3, coding for MSRTEIIADKGYLVQEYVVTTRDGYVLPLQRIPYGRDELRSSSSSPPRRFQPRPPVILMHALLFSSSVWVVNGPEQSLPYVLADAGFDVWLGNVRGNSQSRHVNYTWYQKEMWDFSLDEISEFDVADTIDFVLNVTGHNKTLFVGHSLGAATLLGLLSEKPEYNNKILLFSAMAPAIRLHNMTSPIYRILPILDELATFSALFGRYDFLSHDRIIDFIVTTMCRYPVTRAICPWIVNIISGQQTRPINATRMPVFLKDTPAGTSFKNMKHMGQVYTTRRFRKFDYGEQRNKEVYGKATPPEYDFRRVSAPVALFWSQADALVSAEHMDTLREKLPNLVLDFRVADDRFSHQEFAIGVTAREAVYDDLVDVMKRFSGQA